The Thiohalophilus sp. genome has a window encoding:
- the galE gene encoding UDP-glucose 4-epimerase GalE, producing the protein MSNNAILVTGGAGYIGSHVALMLSEAGEQVVVLDNLSTGFREAVLQSEFIEGNTGDSELVDRVLRDYHIDTVMHFAAHTIVPESVTDPLGYYQNNTCATRNLLESCQRAGVKHFVFSSTAAVYGMPDNGLARETSPTTPINPYGTSKLVSEWMLRDLSAASDLRYVALRYFNVAGSDPRGRIGQCTRKATLLIKVACEVALGKRPELTIYGTDYPTPDGTGVRDYIHVTDLAAAHVRALEYLRRGGTSQTLNVGYGQGFSVREVIAAIERASGKPLPVREAPRRSGDPAQLVAISDAIREVLDWQPTLNDLDTIVSTSLEWERALLAGKVG; encoded by the coding sequence ATGTCTAATAATGCCATTCTAGTCACCGGCGGTGCCGGTTATATCGGCAGCCATGTTGCCCTGATGCTGTCTGAAGCCGGCGAACAGGTCGTCGTACTGGACAACCTGTCCACCGGGTTTCGCGAAGCGGTATTGCAGAGCGAGTTTATCGAGGGTAATACCGGCGACAGTGAACTGGTTGACCGGGTGCTCAGGGATTATCACATCGATACCGTCATGCATTTTGCCGCGCACACCATCGTACCCGAATCCGTTACCGATCCCCTCGGTTATTATCAAAACAATACCTGTGCGACCCGCAACCTGCTTGAGAGTTGTCAACGGGCCGGTGTAAAGCATTTTGTTTTTTCGTCCACAGCCGCGGTTTATGGTATGCCCGACAATGGCCTGGCACGGGAAACCAGCCCTACCACCCCGATCAATCCTTATGGCACATCAAAACTGGTGAGTGAATGGATGCTGCGGGATCTCTCTGCCGCCTCCGACCTGCGCTATGTCGCATTGCGCTATTTCAATGTGGCTGGCTCGGATCCCCGTGGTCGGATTGGTCAGTGCACTCGCAAAGCCACCTTGTTGATCAAGGTGGCGTGCGAAGTGGCATTGGGCAAACGCCCGGAGCTGACAATTTACGGCACTGATTACCCCACCCCGGACGGCACAGGTGTACGTGATTACATCCATGTCACGGATCTGGCGGCCGCGCATGTCAGAGCGCTGGAGTATCTGCGTCGCGGGGGCACGTCGCAGACATTGAATGTCGGTTATGGCCAGGGCTTCAGTGTACGCGAGGTGATCGCTGCAATAGAGCGTGCCAGCGGCAAGCCGCTGCCTGTCCGTGAAGCTCCAAGACGCAGCGGGGACCCGGCACAACTGGTTGCGATCAGCGACGCCATTCGCGAAGTCCTTGACTGGCAGCCAACGCTGAACGATCTTGATACCATTGTCTCAACCTCGCTGGAGTGGGAACGGGCTCTGCTGGCCGGCAAGGTTGGCTGA
- the prsR gene encoding PEP-CTERM-box response regulator transcription factor, which produces MAKKSQLPALLLVEDDPGLLSQLRWCFDDFEVYTASDRDGAIAQLRRAEPAVVSLDLGLPPDPGGASEGLATLEQILALAPQTKVVVVTGNNDRDNAVQAVALGAYDFYQKPVDAELLKLIVERAYRIYELEEENRRLQQGQDSSPLPGLIAGSPEMLKICRTVEKVAPSSVTTLLLGESGTGKEVIARAIHSRSERCDAPFVAINCAAIPENLLESELFGHEKGAFTGATRQNRGKIEYADGGTLFLDEVGDLALPLQAKLLRFLQERVIERVGGREDIPVDVRVICATHQDLPALIAENAFREDLFYRISEMTITIPPLRERSDDAHLLARVFLERFAREQGRAVKGFTPEALKAIKAHNWPGNVRELENRIKRAVVMADGSQVTSEDLELSDSGEDPLMLNLRQVRDEAESRALRHTLQIVDGNISQAAELLGVSRPTLYDLLKKHGLNR; this is translated from the coding sequence ATGGCGAAAAAGTCGCAGTTACCGGCGCTATTGTTGGTCGAGGATGATCCGGGACTGCTGAGTCAGTTGCGGTGGTGTTTTGACGACTTCGAGGTTTACACGGCTTCCGATCGGGATGGAGCTATTGCCCAGTTGCGACGCGCCGAGCCGGCAGTGGTGTCCCTGGATCTGGGGCTGCCCCCGGATCCGGGGGGCGCCAGTGAAGGACTGGCAACGCTGGAGCAGATTCTTGCCCTTGCGCCCCAAACCAAGGTGGTAGTGGTGACCGGCAACAATGATCGGGACAATGCGGTGCAAGCCGTGGCACTTGGCGCGTACGATTTTTATCAGAAGCCGGTCGATGCCGAGTTGCTCAAGTTGATCGTGGAGCGGGCGTATCGGATCTACGAGCTGGAAGAAGAAAACCGCCGGTTGCAACAAGGCCAGGACAGTTCCCCCCTGCCCGGCCTGATCGCCGGGAGTCCGGAGATGCTGAAAATCTGCCGGACCGTGGAAAAAGTGGCCCCCTCCAGTGTCACGACCCTGTTGCTGGGTGAAAGCGGGACCGGCAAGGAAGTGATTGCCCGTGCCATACACAGCCGAAGCGAACGTTGCGATGCCCCTTTCGTGGCGATCAATTGTGCGGCCATCCCCGAAAACCTGCTTGAGTCGGAATTGTTTGGTCACGAGAAAGGCGCCTTCACCGGGGCGACCCGACAGAATCGCGGCAAGATCGAATATGCCGACGGCGGTACCCTGTTTCTGGATGAAGTCGGGGATCTGGCACTGCCGCTACAGGCCAAGCTGTTGCGCTTTTTGCAGGAGCGGGTGATCGAGCGTGTCGGCGGTCGCGAGGATATTCCCGTGGATGTGCGGGTGATCTGCGCGACCCACCAGGATTTGCCGGCACTGATTGCGGAAAACGCTTTTCGTGAGGATTTGTTCTATCGTATCAGTGAAATGACCATCACCATTCCGCCTTTGCGGGAGCGCAGCGATGATGCCCATCTTCTCGCCCGGGTATTTCTGGAACGCTTTGCGCGTGAGCAGGGTCGGGCGGTGAAAGGTTTTACGCCCGAGGCGCTCAAAGCCATCAAGGCGCATAACTGGCCCGGTAATGTCCGCGAACTGGAAAACCGTATAAAACGTGCGGTGGTCATGGCGGATGGCTCCCAGGTGACCAGCGAGGATCTGGAGCTATCCGATAGTGGTGAGGATCCGCTCATGCTCAATTTGCGTCAGGTGCGTGACGAGGCGGAAAGCCGGGCGTTACGACACACCCTGCAGATCGTGGACGGCAATATTTCGCAGGCGGCGGAACTGCTGGGTGTGAGTCGACCGACACTCTATGACTTGCTTAAAAAGCATGGTTTGAATCGTTAA
- the prsK gene encoding XrtA/PEP-CTERM system histidine kinase PrsK has translation MSIGVVGYGIAVLAFLALTAVLAIGWRGGAQGSALLAAALASLIWAAVIAWSTSTGEIWPGTILLTDLFRDLVWLIFLWLVLWMGHLSAGSRHVRGLRLLGLALLLVAVAQIVLLVFLPFSHALQWVLASKVILIIGALVLVEQLYRNTAKDMRWGIKYLCLGVGALFVYDFVLFTDALLFLGISQPLWDARGYVNAIVVPLIAVSAARNPQWSLDVYVSRGVVLHGSALVMAGGYLLLMAAAGFYLRRFGGDWGQVLQTIFLFAAGLLLVALLVSGKLRASFKVFLSKHFFNYRYDYREEWLRFIHTLASSGEALPERVIRAMTGIVESPGGQLWLFDGGRHYLADGRLNWPERDYSPEPADGSLATYLHATRWVIDLDEYRSKPENYNGLVLPDWAQEESRLWLIVPLMHEESLLGFLLLAHSRAGQSINWEDRDLLKTAGRQAASHLAQMQALQALAEARQFEAFNRLSAYVIHDLKNLVAQLSLVVSNARRHSDNPAFLKDAIGTVENAVERMNRLMQQLRGGARVAGAKPLDLVELTHEAVQTASGKKPVPQFEAPDEPIQVRADRDRLQSVLHHLIQNAQEATPGSGKVSLALWRAGEQACLEVSDTGSGMDAAFIRERLFRPFDSTKGLTGMGIGVYESREFLRALGGELEVRSTPGKGSIFRLLLPLYTGDTTADDLQGDMA, from the coding sequence TTGTCTATTGGAGTGGTCGGCTATGGAATTGCTGTTCTGGCATTCCTGGCATTGACCGCGGTACTGGCGATCGGCTGGCGCGGGGGCGCCCAGGGCTCGGCCCTGCTGGCCGCTGCCCTGGCATCTCTGATCTGGGCCGCAGTGATCGCCTGGAGCACTTCTACGGGCGAGATCTGGCCCGGCACCATATTGTTGACCGATCTGTTTCGGGATCTGGTGTGGCTGATTTTTTTATGGCTCGTGCTTTGGATGGGCCATCTGAGCGCTGGATCGCGGCATGTTCGCGGCTTGCGTCTTCTCGGACTGGCGTTGTTGCTCGTCGCTGTTGCGCAAATTGTGTTGTTGGTTTTCCTGCCGTTTTCCCATGCGTTGCAATGGGTTCTTGCCAGCAAGGTAATCTTGATAATCGGTGCCCTGGTGCTGGTTGAGCAACTGTACCGAAATACGGCCAAGGACATGCGCTGGGGCATCAAATATCTATGCCTTGGGGTCGGTGCATTATTTGTCTACGATTTTGTGCTGTTCACCGATGCGCTGTTGTTTCTGGGGATCAGTCAACCGCTCTGGGATGCCCGTGGTTATGTAAATGCGATAGTCGTTCCCCTGATCGCGGTATCCGCAGCACGCAATCCTCAATGGTCGCTCGATGTTTATGTTTCCCGTGGCGTGGTCTTGCATGGCTCCGCGCTGGTGATGGCCGGTGGTTACCTGTTGTTGATGGCGGCAGCCGGATTTTACTTGCGTCGTTTCGGGGGTGACTGGGGCCAGGTTCTGCAGACGATCTTTCTGTTTGCGGCGGGTCTTCTTCTGGTCGCATTACTGGTTTCCGGCAAGTTACGCGCTTCTTTCAAGGTCTTTTTAAGCAAGCACTTTTTTAATTATCGATATGACTATCGTGAAGAGTGGTTGCGCTTTATCCATACACTTGCCAGTTCCGGCGAGGCGCTGCCGGAACGGGTTATTCGCGCCATGACCGGCATTGTCGAAAGCCCCGGGGGGCAACTCTGGCTGTTTGATGGCGGCCGCCACTATCTTGCCGACGGGCGCTTAAACTGGCCGGAGCGTGATTATTCACCCGAGCCGGCTGACGGCTCCCTGGCCACTTATCTACATGCTACCCGCTGGGTCATCGATCTGGATGAATACCGGAGTAAGCCCGAGAATTACAATGGCCTGGTGTTGCCTGACTGGGCACAGGAGGAATCCAGGTTATGGTTGATTGTCCCGCTAATGCATGAGGAGTCGTTGCTGGGCTTTTTGTTGCTGGCACATTCGCGGGCAGGACAGAGCATCAACTGGGAGGATCGGGACTTGCTCAAAACAGCCGGTCGGCAGGCCGCCAGCCACCTGGCCCAGATGCAAGCTTTACAGGCGTTGGCTGAAGCACGACAGTTCGAGGCGTTTAACAGACTTTCAGCCTACGTCATTCATGATCTGAAAAATCTGGTTGCGCAGCTTTCGTTGGTCGTCAGTAATGCGCGACGTCACAGTGATAATCCGGCTTTTCTCAAAGATGCTATTGGCACGGTGGAAAATGCCGTCGAGCGCATGAACCGACTGATGCAGCAATTGCGGGGCGGAGCCCGGGTGGCCGGTGCAAAACCGCTGGATCTCGTTGAGTTGACGCATGAAGCAGTTCAAACAGCCTCCGGTAAAAAGCCTGTGCCGCAGTTTGAAGCGCCGGATGAACCAATTCAGGTTCGCGCGGATCGGGACCGGCTGCAGTCGGTCTTGCATCATCTGATTCAAAATGCGCAGGAAGCAACACCCGGATCAGGGAAGGTATCACTTGCCCTGTGGCGTGCCGGCGAGCAGGCCTGTCTCGAGGTATCGGATACCGGCAGCGGGATGGATGCGGCGTTTATTCGTGAACGCCTGTTCCGGCCGTTTGATTCCACCAAGGGATTGACGGGGATGGGCATTGGTGTATATGAAAGTCGCGAGTTTCTGCGCGCCCTGGGAGGGGAACTGGAGGTACGCAGTACACCCGGCAAGGGCAGTATTTTTCGTCTGTTGCTGCCATTATATACGGGTGATACGACGGCCGATGATTTACAGGGGGACATGGCCTGA
- the prsT gene encoding XrtA/PEP-CTERM system TPR-repeat protein PrsT encodes MYIRLEKLIQQVIMAGLFTSLLVACGQEGLNESEHLEKAIEYRQQNDLRASVIELKNVLQQNPNNAEARLQLGLTYLALEDGANAEAELLRARELGKASAALTVALARAHVLQEQFDNALALLNEVDTDDQVIDAEAHLVRGLAQLGKEQPQVARGLFEQALNIAPDSVEAILGIAWSEQREGDLLEAQQWVERALDLEPEHVAAWRTRGDIARAHGDLAGADEAYSRAITAARKSFELHLRRAMVRLERDDLAGAETDLSVMRRLAGKHPITHYISGVLHFRHQRYNDAQVDFEAVLSRLPEHQPTTYMLGAAHFFQEHWNQAENNLRRYLHANPASAEASLLLARVNVQQQRNNDAIEILEQSLANTDSPQPKVSELLASLYLQQGQEANSVQTLQTAVDADPDSAELQEMLGVALMRSGDRDAGLEALDRASRMDSGPRHADTTLILSHLQAKEYAAALKAAQRYREKQPDNAEAHNFIGAALMGLGRVDEAREAFDKALKLAPDKHSVAMNLGGLEMRLDNLAAAREIFEAIQAREPGHPASAQQLASLEMRQGRPQAAREWLRSAIKAHPEDTGPALMLARIQLEQGEGEQAIQTLNAARERQPERLQVYFALAQTLRAQARADEAVRVLQRAQAIAPRSAHVLYHLAVAQESAGEISEAIASLRQAVELDPRHYMAGVRLTFLLAEAGQISEAKAQLGKLTERHAERADVLAIQGRLARHEEDLSSAIEYYQRAVKKNPRRPWMLELANAQRAAGDMTAAINTLTAWVTRSPNDIPVRHTLASWQMVANDEAGAISHYEQIVARNPQDTVALNNLAWLLRERDTQRALTLVEQAREQSPDNAGILDTLGVVLFYTGELEHSAQTLVRAADGAPDWPPVHYHLGRTLHATGDITGARAALQRALDLDKPFAEMAETRALLKRLQQ; translated from the coding sequence ATGTACATCAGACTGGAAAAACTGATTCAACAAGTGATTATGGCGGGCTTGTTTACAAGTTTGCTGGTCGCCTGCGGGCAGGAGGGATTGAATGAAAGCGAGCACCTGGAAAAAGCGATTGAGTATCGCCAGCAGAACGACCTGCGGGCCAGTGTGATCGAGCTGAAGAATGTTTTGCAACAAAACCCGAACAATGCGGAAGCCCGCCTGCAACTGGGGCTCACCTATCTGGCGCTGGAAGATGGCGCGAATGCCGAAGCCGAGCTGTTGCGTGCTCGCGAGCTGGGCAAGGCTTCGGCAGCCCTCACGGTCGCGCTGGCCCGAGCACATGTATTGCAGGAGCAATTCGATAACGCCCTGGCGCTGTTAAATGAAGTCGATACAGATGATCAGGTGATCGATGCCGAGGCTCATCTGGTGCGCGGTCTGGCACAGCTGGGCAAGGAGCAGCCACAAGTGGCGCGTGGTCTGTTCGAACAGGCACTGAATATCGCACCGGATTCGGTTGAAGCGATACTTGGCATTGCCTGGAGTGAACAGCGCGAGGGCGACTTGCTTGAGGCGCAGCAGTGGGTTGAGCGGGCACTGGATCTGGAACCGGAGCATGTCGCGGCATGGCGAACCCGCGGTGACATCGCTCGTGCACATGGGGATCTTGCCGGTGCTGATGAGGCCTATAGCCGGGCCATCACCGCAGCCAGGAAGTCGTTTGAGCTTCACCTGCGTCGGGCCATGGTCCGTTTGGAACGGGATGATCTGGCTGGTGCCGAAACGGATCTTTCCGTGATGCGGCGTTTGGCGGGCAAGCATCCGATTACCCACTATATCAGCGGTGTGCTGCACTTTCGTCATCAACGCTACAATGATGCCCAGGTCGATTTCGAGGCGGTGCTGAGTCGGCTGCCCGAGCATCAACCCACTACCTACATGCTGGGGGCGGCGCATTTCTTTCAGGAGCACTGGAACCAGGCGGAGAATAACCTGCGTCGCTATTTGCATGCCAATCCTGCTTCCGCAGAGGCATCGCTCTTGCTGGCGCGTGTCAATGTGCAACAGCAGCGCAACAATGATGCGATTGAGATTCTGGAGCAAAGTCTGGCAAACACGGATTCCCCGCAACCCAAAGTCAGCGAATTGCTGGCCAGTCTGTATCTTCAGCAAGGCCAGGAAGCAAACAGTGTGCAAACATTGCAGACGGCGGTTGATGCCGATCCGGATTCGGCCGAATTGCAGGAAATGCTGGGTGTGGCGCTGATGCGCAGCGGAGACCGCGATGCCGGGCTGGAAGCGCTGGACAGGGCCTCACGAATGGATAGCGGGCCGCGTCACGCCGATACTACTTTGATATTGAGCCATTTGCAGGCGAAAGAATACGCGGCGGCACTGAAAGCGGCGCAACGTTATCGCGAGAAACAGCCTGATAATGCCGAGGCTCACAATTTTATCGGCGCGGCCCTGATGGGGCTGGGCCGCGTGGATGAGGCGCGCGAGGCTTTCGACAAAGCTCTGAAGCTGGCCCCCGACAAGCATTCGGTCGCGATGAACCTGGGCGGGCTGGAAATGCGTCTCGATAATCTGGCGGCCGCGCGCGAGATTTTCGAGGCAATCCAGGCGCGGGAACCCGGACATCCCGCCTCCGCCCAACAACTGGCAAGTCTGGAGATGCGACAAGGTCGCCCGCAGGCCGCGCGGGAATGGTTACGCTCGGCGATCAAGGCGCATCCGGAAGACACTGGGCCCGCATTGATGCTCGCCCGTATCCAGCTTGAGCAGGGTGAGGGCGAGCAGGCGATCCAGACATTGAACGCGGCACGCGAACGTCAGCCCGAGCGGCTGCAGGTGTATTTCGCCCTGGCGCAAACCCTGCGCGCACAGGCCCGGGCCGATGAGGCGGTGCGGGTGTTGCAGCGTGCGCAGGCGATTGCACCACGCTCAGCCCATGTTCTCTACCACCTGGCGGTGGCTCAGGAGTCAGCCGGGGAGATATCGGAAGCGATCGCCAGCTTGCGCCAGGCCGTGGAACTCGATCCGCGCCACTACATGGCGGGTGTCAGGCTGACCTTCTTGTTAGCCGAAGCAGGTCAGATCAGCGAGGCAAAAGCCCAGCTGGGCAAACTAACAGAACGTCATGCCGAGCGCGCGGATGTACTGGCTATTCAGGGTCGGCTGGCCCGTCATGAGGAAGATTTGTCGAGCGCGATAGAATATTACCAGCGCGCGGTGAAAAAAAATCCACGCCGGCCATGGATGCTCGAACTGGCCAATGCACAGCGGGCCGCCGGGGATATGACTGCGGCGATCAACACCCTGACAGCGTGGGTGACACGCTCACCGAATGACATCCCGGTTCGTCACACCCTGGCCAGCTGGCAAATGGTGGCCAACGATGAGGCCGGGGCGATCAGCCATTACGAACAGATCGTGGCACGCAATCCACAGGATACGGTCGCGCTCAACAATCTCGCCTGGCTGTTACGCGAACGCGACACACAGCGGGCTCTGACACTGGTGGAACAGGCACGAGAACAGTCCCCGGATAATGCCGGCATCCTGGATACCCTGGGTGTCGTACTTTTTTACACCGGCGAACTGGAGCATTCCGCGCAAACCCTGGTCCGCGCGGCGGACGGGGCGCCGGATTGGCCGCCGGTGCACTACCACCTCGGGCGTACTCTCCATGCCACAGGCGATATCACGGGCGCCAGGGCCGCTTTGCAGCGGGCGCTGGACCTGGACAAGCCGTTTGCGGAAATGGCGGAAACCCGGGCGCTGCTGAAGCGGCTGCAGCAGTAA
- a CDS encoding HprK-related kinase A encodes MNLQTLSYSDLTSRLRHQGIILRTGPFHFRIHSNLEPVAIGLHTLYDRFPLGDENGYIDFDVQVRTPLWRRLIRSQAHFLIDDHAPFKPLPGDQAFAMLEWGLNYCVYAHAHQYLIIHAAVLERNGQAVILAAPPGSGKSTLAAALACRGWRLLSDELTLIDPSRNGQLVPLARPVSLKNDSIDVIRRFHPSAVFGPLAHDTSKGTVSHLRPPDESVARMDETATASHIIFPQYSPDATTCLEPLTRGDAFMQLAENTVNYSLLGEEGFIQLADRVENCICHHFRYSQLEEAVDIFHQLSS; translated from the coding sequence TTGAATCTCCAGACACTGTCGTATTCTGATCTGACATCGCGCCTTCGCCATCAGGGCATCATCCTGCGTACCGGCCCGTTTCACTTTCGCATACACAGCAATCTTGAGCCGGTCGCCATCGGCCTGCATACCCTTTACGATCGCTTCCCGCTGGGAGACGAAAACGGCTATATCGATTTTGATGTGCAGGTCCGCACACCGTTATGGCGCCGTCTCATTCGCTCCCAGGCCCATTTTCTGATCGACGATCACGCTCCTTTCAAACCCCTGCCGGGGGATCAGGCCTTTGCCATGCTGGAGTGGGGCCTGAACTACTGTGTCTACGCCCATGCCCACCAGTACCTGATCATCCACGCCGCGGTGCTGGAACGAAACGGCCAGGCCGTGATTCTCGCGGCACCTCCCGGCTCCGGCAAAAGCACACTCGCTGCCGCGCTTGCCTGTCGCGGCTGGCGCTTGCTGTCGGACGAACTGACACTGATCGATCCGTCCCGGAATGGTCAACTGGTTCCCCTGGCACGACCGGTCAGTCTGAAAAACGACTCCATTGACGTCATTCGTCGATTCCATCCTTCGGCAGTCTTCGGTCCCCTGGCCCATGACACCAGTAAAGGCACGGTCAGCCACCTCCGTCCACCCGACGAAAGCGTGGCACGCATGGATGAGACCGCCACGGCAAGCCATATCATCTTTCCACAGTACTCACCGGACGCAACAACCTGCCTGGAACCGCTTACGCGCGGCGATGCCTTCATGCAGTTGGCCGAAAATACCGTCAATTACAGTCTGCTCGGCGAGGAGGGATTTATTCAACTGGCGGATCGAGTCGAAAATTGTATCTGTCACCATTTTCGTTACAGCCAGCTCGAAGAGGCGGTGGATATTTTCCACCAGTTGTCCTCATGA
- a CDS encoding PEP-CTERM sorting domain-containing protein, whose protein sequence is MIKKTLVVSALGALMSANVAMAGPFVIDTGFDFDGAGGTTTTAVNELGYTDTRATSIYLGDPSVAGTPVVDTNIESVMNSYGFAEGTFTAIDGTSSVDMHYPFDPAQKNIDALNFATAAADGNGFVSGVGGFPNDYGFAGVEGSTWGLTYDYMIAGATTATGVSYNSGYFDVYFEDGTDRTQVVRLNVTGSDLAAANLDLFGNVTYDFDGDGIDDAAGDSFLENFFVDVESGETFYSLWKAGYDVGNLMNVSWILDTNVNPPLPTEDELVAFATDDGTSLIRQVNLDGSVVFKVPEPWTLGLFGAGLLALGFVARRRSRSVN, encoded by the coding sequence ATGATTAAGAAAACCTTGGTAGTATCGGCATTGGGGGCATTAATGTCCGCAAATGTCGCGATGGCGGGCCCGTTCGTCATTGATACTGGCTTCGATTTTGATGGCGCAGGTGGTACCACTACCACAGCCGTTAATGAACTGGGCTACACCGATACGCGAGCCACGTCCATTTATCTGGGCGATCCCAGTGTGGCAGGCACCCCGGTGGTTGATACCAATATCGAGTCCGTGATGAATTCCTACGGATTTGCAGAAGGTACCTTCACCGCCATCGACGGAACCAGCAGTGTCGACATGCACTATCCGTTTGACCCGGCTCAGAAAAACATCGATGCCCTGAACTTTGCAACTGCTGCTGCGGATGGTAATGGCTTCGTCAGCGGTGTGGGCGGATTCCCGAACGATTACGGTTTTGCCGGCGTTGAAGGCAGTACCTGGGGTCTGACTTACGATTACATGATCGCAGGCGCGACCACAGCAACAGGAGTCAGCTACAACTCCGGTTACTTTGATGTGTACTTTGAGGACGGCACTGACCGGACTCAGGTGGTGCGACTCAACGTCACCGGATCAGACCTGGCCGCCGCTAATCTGGATCTTTTCGGCAACGTCACTTACGATTTTGACGGTGATGGGATCGATGATGCCGCGGGCGACTCTTTCCTGGAAAACTTCTTCGTCGATGTTGAAAGCGGCGAGACTTTCTACAGCCTGTGGAAAGCCGGTTATGACGTGGGCAATTTGATGAACGTCAGCTGGATTCTGGACACCAACGTCAACCCGCCGTTGCCCACCGAAGACGAGCTGGTGGCTTTCGCGACCGATGATGGTACCTCGCTGATTCGTCAGGTAAACCTGGATGGCAGTGTTGTCTTCAAGGTACCGGAACCCTGGACCCTGGGTCTGTTCGGTGCCGGGTTGCTGGCCCTGGGGTTTGTTGCCCGTCGCCGCTCTCGTTCAGTGAACTGA
- a CDS encoding TIGR03013 family XrtA/PEP-CTERM system glycosyltransferase translates to MSDSLMNERVAAQKSANAAASRKAYSDAGASQEAVQLGLGFGGTAALRLAANDNRRKGRLRHSHIQLLGRDVPASLLLLAIAEVVVFVLAFYFAVQLRFPEGPASAGGFFEGITIKMVLFVAVNIFAMLSVGLYRRGYIGSLADMMLRVTGALVIGAGMLAALFYVFPSLFFGRGVLVLAALLAFAGLVTLRLFAGRLLGLNALKRRVLVLGAGNKASLFKSLCQRDEKPNFELVNFAVLGGQGNSVMEPAEIIRLDSPLDEYARANHIDDIVIALDDHRGGLPVEELIACKMTGIDVLETSDFFERECGFLKLDSLRPSAMIFSRGFRQSLYRDVAKRAVDITVSFSMLLLAWPLMLITAMGIFLESRGHGSILFRQQRVGQNGIPFTLLKFRSMVMNAEGDGVARWAQKHDPRVTRFGSFIRKTRLDELPQLFNVLRGDMSFVGPRPERPEFVSELAGKLPYYNDRHWVKPGLTGWAQINYPYGASEKDAFEKLQYDLYYVKNQGVALDLMIIAQTVEVVLWGRGAR, encoded by the coding sequence ATGAGTGATTCGCTAATGAATGAGCGTGTCGCGGCTCAAAAATCTGCCAACGCCGCCGCGAGTCGGAAAGCGTATTCGGACGCTGGAGCATCGCAAGAAGCGGTTCAACTGGGTTTGGGATTTGGTGGTACTGCCGCGCTGCGCCTGGCGGCAAATGACAACCGGCGCAAAGGGCGCTTGCGCCATAGTCATATCCAGCTGCTGGGACGCGATGTCCCCGCTTCCCTGCTGCTCCTTGCTATCGCAGAAGTGGTGGTTTTTGTCCTGGCATTTTATTTCGCGGTTCAGTTGCGTTTTCCGGAAGGCCCGGCCTCGGCAGGCGGCTTCTTTGAAGGCATTACCATCAAGATGGTGCTGTTTGTTGCGGTCAATATTTTCGCGATGTTGAGTGTCGGGCTGTATCGCCGGGGCTATATCGGCTCGCTGGCGGATATGATGTTGCGCGTGACGGGAGCCCTGGTGATCGGTGCGGGAATGCTCGCTGCCCTGTTCTATGTTTTTCCCTCGCTGTTCTTTGGCCGTGGCGTACTGGTGCTGGCGGCCCTGCTCGCGTTTGCCGGACTCGTTACGCTTCGCCTGTTCGCCGGGCGCTTGCTGGGGCTGAACGCTCTCAAGCGCCGCGTCCTTGTGCTGGGTGCGGGCAATAAAGCCAGCCTGTTCAAGTCGTTGTGTCAACGCGATGAGAAACCGAACTTCGAATTGGTGAATTTTGCCGTGCTGGGTGGGCAGGGTAACTCTGTCATGGAGCCAGCGGAGATTATCCGGCTCGATAGTCCGCTGGACGAATATGCGCGCGCGAATCATATCGACGATATCGTTATTGCACTGGATGATCATCGCGGTGGCCTGCCGGTTGAGGAGTTGATTGCCTGCAAAATGACCGGCATTGACGTGCTTGAAACCTCGGATTTTTTCGAGCGCGAGTGCGGTTTTCTCAAACTGGACTCATTGCGCCCCAGCGCAATGATTTTCAGTCGCGGATTCCGGCAGTCACTGTACCGGGATGTTGCCAAACGAGCTGTTGATATCACGGTCAGTTTTTCGATGTTGCTTCTGGCCTGGCCGCTCATGTTGATAACGGCGATGGGCATTTTCCTGGAAAGTCGCGGGCATGGTTCGATACTGTTCCGCCAGCAACGGGTAGGGCAGAACGGAATTCCATTTACGCTGCTGAAATTTCGAAGCATGGTCATGAATGCCGAAGGCGACGGGGTGGCACGCTGGGCGCAAAAGCATGATCCCCGTGTTACCCGTTTTGGCAGTTTTATCCGCAAGACACGGCTGGATGAACTGCCGCAGCTATTCAACGTGCTGCGTGGTGATATGAGTTTTGTCGGGCCGCGTCCCGAGCGCCCCGAGTTTGTGAGCGAGCTGGCCGGTAAATTACCCTATTATAATGATCGGCACTGGGTAAAACCGGGGCTGACCGGCTGGGCACAGATTAACTACCCCTACGGCGCATCTGAAAAGGATGCCTTCGAGAAGCTCCAGTACGATCTATACTATGTCAAAAATCAGGGTGTCGCGCTGGATCTGATGATTATCGCCCAGACGGTGGAAGTTGTTCTCTGGGGTCGGGGCGCCAGATAA